CTCCTCTCAGGTTAGTCGTAACATCATGAATGTGACATTTCACCCGACCCCAATAtagtgagtatatatattttgttttactATTTGCAATGATCAGAACCTTCCCATAACCCAGTGGTTTGGCATCCCTAATCACCCCAATATTTTTCCTAATTGATTTTGTGAAATGCAACGGATGAAAGTACTTACTTGCTGGTTCTGGGAACACTACCAAAACTTTATGACGTTCTACTCCAACGTCTTAGTCTAGAGTGGTCCGTTACAGGTCTACTCTCAACACTACTCATTGTTTCCCCAGCAGTattcatccctccatcactctcatttGTAAATGGCTGACCACTACTGGTTTTATCGTCATTATCATCAATTGCCCTTTAGAGATACAGTATCTCTATTGCTTTGAATGCTACAAAGGAAAAAAATaaggaaaaaaacatttaatatattgtttaaatcaataaaaaaatatagaGTTGTAGTTGGGGGCAGGTAGGCTACTTGTTTTAAAAGTTAGAGAGGGCTGTGTTATTGTTCAGGAGAGGgactgtaagggttttctacaaGGACCCTGAGCATTCCCTTCAGTGgcaaactacatttacatttacatttaagtcatttagcagacgctcttatccagagcgggaGAGGGGTCTATAAATGTGTCATAAATGTGAGGATTATTCCATTGACATTTTGTGTGTCTCAATCTTAAATGTCATGAGGTATTACTCAATTTAAATGAAGGGAAGCTACATTGTGAGAAACATGATTAATCATATCACCTTTGTAAATTATTTTAAAGGGTTAATGACCTTAGGTTTGAGCATCTGTGGTCTCCATTTCAGAAAATCAAAAATGACCTAAAATGTATCATTGGTGTTACTACTCTGACAAGTGGCACAATATTATCATAATGGTAAAATCTATTTAAAGTCTTTAAGCTGCTATAGTAGTTGATTTGGAATGAGAAGAAGTACACAAATGCATTTCagtaaatacaaatacagaaAATGGAAGAACATGTTTTCCAAACTCAATGGATTACTTTACAATAATGGATTAATTCAGTAACTAAACATTTCTTTAAGTCATTAATGTTTACAGGTTCCTGTAAATCCATACATCAAGGTAGTCTATGCCCCGCCCATAAATGTGCAGGTAAGATCAGGTAAAAAGGGTGAGAACAGGCAAGTCTCCTTTGACAATCGTGTGGTTGAAGAAGGATATGCTAGCATTGCTGCTGCTGCACTAAAGTAATCTGGAACGGCTTTGACAGAAATCTTGGGATTATTGTTGATTTGAAAATTACATTGGCTAGATTAAACTAAGGATATAGACAAGGTGAACATTTTCAACCATGAACAGATTTCGAAAGTGGTTTCACAAACCTAAGGTAAGtgtcttttaaaaaatgtaaccatgcaagtcagtttagaacaaatgcttatttacaatgacagcctaccgtgaaacagtgggttatctgccttgttcaggggcagaacaacagatttttaccttctcagctcagggattcaatccagcaaccttttggttactggtccaatgctctaaccactaggctacctgccacccatcaCAATCTTTTGGCCCTATCAAATGTCTGATACTCTTTTTTTGGAAGATTTTATTCAAATCTAATAATTCATAACCCTTTATTATTTGAGGTATTTTAAGAAAAACATCTATTCTTGCATTTCCTAGCAGTTTCTTTGTCTTTTTTTTGTGAGAAACATGTTTCccattatatattttaaaaaatggagCATCAATAATCGTATAAACATTAGCATTACTATTCCATGTAGAATATCCTGTATTTGAGTCAGACATGTTAGCAGTATTCTTTTTAAACTTCAAACCAGTGGTATGTCCACGTTTCCTCTGTAAACACGGACATATAAGCTGCTGCCCAGCTAATTACAGTAAGGGCTCCTTTTTCGGTGGCTGCTGGGCTTTGTAAAAGAAACACAGCCTCGTTCAATAGCTCTGCTTCTGGGCTTGTTCTCTCTCATTTGTTGAGCTCCTTTTGTTTGTCCAAAGTGTAGAATCATACAGAAAAAAATATGTACtgttactccctccctccctcctcagtccTTTTACCATAAAAAATGTGATTAGTCTATTCAGTCTTTCATTTCTTAATGTTACACTATTTGATTGCCTGAAGAAATCGGACCAACAATTGCTCGCCCAGTTCTACTGTGCTGATGAAGAGCTGAGGCAAGTGGCTGCCAAGCTCAACAGCCTGAATGGCAAGAACGAACCCCAACGTTGTGCCCTGCTGGTCAGCCAGTTCCGCTCCTGCCAGGTAAAGAAAGGCTGTttcccaaatggaaccatattccctatttggtgcactacttttgaccagagccctaaaggccctggtcaaatgtagtgcactactaaggGAATGGGGCGCCATTTTGGACACTGATAAGTGAATCATCATCACTTCCTCTTATTGTAATGATAAAAGCACCAGTAGAGACCTTTAAGATAATGATTCACAAACTGTAAAATAGTATGTGCTATCTTCAATGGGATTTCAATTCCTCTTCTTGGATTTACAACAGGACAATGTGCTGAGCATCCTCAACCAGATCATGAATGAGTGTATTCCAGGCGAGAGAGCCAACCGAGACTTCTATGTCAAGTTCCCAGACGAGATCCAACAAGAGAACCTGGAAGGCCAGCTGTGGTTTGGAGCTGAGGTACCTGTTAGCATAATCTTATCTTGACACTTCAGACGTTCATGTCTCGGCGACAGCATTATAGAACAATTGCTGGTCATAGCGGTTTTAGCTATTATCTTCGAAAAGCTGACTATGTAGAATAACACATTTATGTTATCTCCCTAGTGTTTGGCTGCTGGCTCCATCATCATGAACCAGGAGGCTGAGAGCGAGGCAATGCGTCCCCTAGCAAAGGAACTGACTCGCTGCATAGATGAAGTACGGAACATCGCCCGTGACCAGGCTCTGCGCAATCGGAACATCTATACAGAGCTACTGTGCCAGGCCTTGAGAAAATTTGACAACCTGTTTGCAGGTTTCGAGTTCAGGTGAGACAGTGAAAATTATATTTTACTCCCACAGGAAAAGTGGGTTTCATAGCGTAACACACTCACTATCTTTTTCCTTCTGTACCTCAGCTATGTTTCAGCCATGGTACCAGTCAAGTCCTTTAAACAGTATGACATCCAACAGGATGTCACTGTGCTGTTCTGTGAGACAGTGTCCAGGTGAGAATGTATACATAGTTCTCACCTACTGTATATATGCTTCCTATCAAATAATTGATTTATTAATCTACTAATAAATGTTACTAAGTCACTTTTTCCCTCATGGATTCTGTTAGGGCACTAAAACGGGGATATATCACTCAAGACCTGATCGATGACTATGAGCCTGCACTCATGTTTACAATCCCACGATTAgctatagtgtggtgagtgttctGAAGAAACTCTCCAATAAATACCTTTTCAATTGTCATTTTTATTGTACAGTATTTGAATAATCTACGTCACTACAAATTCTCAAACCAAATGCCATGTGTCTGTCTAGTGGTCTAATGGTGTTTCCTGATGGCCCCATGAAGCTGGATGGTGAGTTGGAGGACATGTCTGAGTTATTCAGGCCCTTCCACTCTTTACTGAAGAAAATTAGGTACAGTACCTCCGTTTCAAAGCCTAGTTTTAACAATAGCATTAGTCTTGATGAGTTATTTTCAAAAGTCAACATTTTGGTATATGAACAGGAATCTCCTGCGCACGCTCAAGGAAGAAGAGCTTCATTCGTTGGAACGCAACCTCTGTGTCACTCATGAAGAGGGTTTGGTTGCCCGCCGCTGTTCTTCAGCCATACCACATTCAGCCATCACTCTGGCCCAGCAACTAGAGCATACCATGCATGGGAAGCAGGGGGCAAAGTCCCAGTCAAGTGTTCCTCCTCAGGTATGTGTCGTGatggaggaggacaaggaggacaACCCTTCCCTCCTGGAAGTTGAACCTGGCCGTTTAGAGTGGGACGCAGAGGTTGAGCTGTCAtcctccatgcagactgacatcatGGAGATGGAGCTGCTCAGCATGATGTTCTACCAGGCGGGAGATGAGATGTCCAGCTTTCTGTCCCCAGCACCCAGCCAGACTTCATCTCCTTACCCCCAGAGGAGGGGGGCTGCCAGCCTCACCCCCAGCCCCATggcctctcctctcaggctccgCAGGGCTGGGAGCAGAGTGTCGTCTGGTGGTTGGTCGTCTGGTGGGTCAAGTGTAGACAAAGAGGAGCGTATCTTCTACATGGATGACTTGGACGGGACACAGAAGCAAGGCTATTCCCTTTCTAACTCCCCATATCTGAATATGAAGCGGAACATGTCTTGCCCTTCTTCACCGTGGACCAGCTTGTCCAGGAAGTGTGCGGAGGCAGCCCTCCAGCGCAGCAAGAACTGGCCCAGCAGTAGCAGGCTCTCGATCCCAGACCCTGgggctctctctgtcccccccatcTGCCTGAATGGGGAGGAGTTGAGCCAGAATGTGAGCCAGGATGTTTTAGAGACAGCAGAGCTGATTGCACTGAGGATGAAGGGGATGAAACTCTCTGCAACTGTGATCAATCCCCCATCTCCCAACCTGTCTACCTGGACCGAGAAGGTGAAAGAGGAAAAAGATGACGATGAAGACGACGATGAAGAGGATTCACAGCTGCAGTCTCTGAATGAAGGGGCCACATACTGCCAGATCAGCCCCTGTATCTGCCTCCAGTGCCCCAGTCTGCATATATTCCCACCAGACCAAGACACCTACAGCTGCCTGACTCCCCAAACCCAAGGTCCCCCCTTATCTGCTGTTAGAAGCCCAGCTCTGAGCCCCAGGGaactggggaaggagaggagccATGTGCTGGGCCCACGGTTCTCTTCACTACGGGCCAAGGGTCAACAGAGAGATGGTGTTCCAGCATCTGTTGCCTGCCCCAGCCTGACCCAGTGGAGAACCAATGGAGATGGGAAGGCTGAACAGATAGTGGTagaggcagagccagaggaaTACACCCTGTCTCAGTTCAGGTAAGTGCTAACCTCATACTTGCTCTAGTTTGAATGACGTAACCCAAAAGTTGATCAATTATACTACTATTACACTACTATAAACCAGTAGATTATATTATGTTCTCTAATGGCACTTTAGAAATTACAGAATTTTTATAATACATGACAATAACAGTTTTAGCCTAGTTTTCAATGACTGAGCAGAACCTAATGTTCCCTATGTCCCCTACTTCTCTCAGCTATCAAACCAGCAGTAATAACACAGAGGGGATTGAGCATCCTGACATCCAGTTGGCCTGCCACAATATCCGATCCCGTTTCAATAGCAGCGGTGACCTCCTTCACCGTCTGTTTGTGTGCATCTCAGGTACAGTAGGTCCTCATTGTCTTTCGCTTTGTCAATATTGTAAAAAATGTGTTAATTTCCCCTCCCTTTAGAACCCCGTCATTAGCCACataattttaatttaaaaaaaaaaaaaaaaaaagtttgacaGGGCCACTACGCTAAAAATGAGTGTTGAGctattagtgctttttgaggtcgttTTGGTTTcggtccaaaaaaaaaaaaaaaaaatcacggTTTTCAATTTCAtttttgattatttatttttttacaataaaTGCACTacgcattatgtgggttgaatgctgtaacaacactgaataaaacaataaataaaagtcccatgatggtagtgacagTCCATTTATTAACCATAATGTATTCACATTAccttaataaaatatttcagttgtgtatattacatgtattttatttgatgactttattatttccttccaagtcatcatctcatctttATAGAGCTTCTACCTATGCTGTCTtaacaactccctactacatcgcacagtttgggcttgatctgatttatctctagagaaactgcgCATCGGGCAGAAAAAAAACAGAACGAAACGGCATTCAAATAATGTAACCGAAATTTCAGCACGACTaaaaatggaccagcccatctggcatttctGCCCCTGTATTATGTCATACAGTATCTGGATATGCCTATCCCTCTGTTTGACATAGCTCTTACATCCTAAAACAGACTGAGGGGACAAGTGATCTTAGTCTCTGATAATGTATCAACTCTAACCAGGTGTTGCAGACCAGCTACAAAGCAACTACTCCAGTGACCTAAGAACCATATTGAAGACACTCTTCCAGATAATGACGACTAAGACAGTTCTTGCAGAAGAAGACAAGCAAAGGAAAGGTACTGCAGTGCTTGGGCATATAATGTGACATAACCTTGACATGAGAGATTCTACACTGCAAAAAGTTAAATCTAAGTACGCTTAAATATCTTATATCGAGTGATTACTCACTTTAAAAAAATTCTTACCAAGCTAAATTATCTAACATCATTGGCAGAAATGTTTTCTTATTTTAATCTAAAAGGGCTTATCTCTTATTTTAAGAAATTTTGACCTTAATCATATTATTTGCAGCGTCCGtagaccacaggaggttggtggaacaTATATTGTGGACAGgctgtggtaatggctggagaggaataggtggaatggtatcaaatacattcaATAGATAGGTTCCATGTGTTTAATGTCATTCCATTTgcgccgttccagccattattatgagctgtcctcccctcagcagccttctGTGACGTAGATGCATCCAAAATCTCTCGACTCCCAGTTCAATATGGTCTGTGTCCTGTTCATGTCTAACCAGCATCCTTAGGCCTGAGTAACAAGGCTCTGGAGGACTGTGCCTTGTGTATGGAGTGGCTGTCCTCCTCCCCATCGATGGAGCAAGATGTCCAATGTGAAGGTGATGTCTCCTTTTGGTCTTGTCATTTTAACTGTCCCTATTATCATTTTCTAACCATACATCAACAACCTCAATCACATGTAGCGCTCCCAAACTGGGTTCCTGATGAGGCCTGTAGCGTCTGCACAGCATGTAACGCCCCCTTCACCTTAATACGCAAGAAGCACCACTGCAGGAGCTGTGGCAAGGTACCTGTAAATACCCAGACAAGGGTACCATATAATCAGCACTCAACTtccagccacacacacatactaatgaACACAGACTTGTGAATGTATGCAAATAATTTTGAAATGTATGTCGTCTCAGATCTTCTGTTCTCGCTGCTCTGCCCGCTCAGCGCCTCTACCGCGGTACGGCCAGGTCAAGGCTGTGAGGGTATGCACCCACTGCTACATGTTTCACGTCACGCCATTCTGCCCCTGGAACAGCAACTGACTCAACCCTGGCCCTTATTATTATTCTATCAATCCAACTGTTTAAGGTAGTTTACTAGCTTATCAATTAAATAGGCATTCACAATGTGGTACCTGTTTGTGACTTTTAGATGTGTATTAGTAAGAGTATCAAAATGTCATACAAAATGTTTCAACATGTGGAGGACCTTCAATCGTTTGTAttgaataatattttatattgagTGTTTTTCTTTCTACAACATCACAACTGGGCACTGACATGAGTGAAACCTCTCAGAATgtttattactttaagacaagacAGATATTTTATTCTGCTTCAATCCTTGAGTTGTAGCCACACCATCTGATTTCACACATATGCAAGAACAAGAGTGCTTTCTCACTACTTCTCACTAGGAGTGGTTGACAATGTCAAACTGAGTGAGAGGGATCATTAGATAACAATATCATTTCATTCAGCTAGCAGTGCATTCTTTAACCATTCGTTTCACAAGTTCACGAAGATACAATATAACTGTTGTGTTGCACAATATCCACTACTTTGAATTGTTAGGCTGCTGGGCACGTACAGCTTAACTTTCTTCCGTGCTACTTTTACATTGTCAGCAACCTGGTTGGACAATTCATTGTACTCAAAAACACATCAAGCATCTCCACTAGAAGATCCATCAGACAGAATTAACATTAAAAGAAACAGTGAGCAATTAGCCCTCTGATTCATTTTCTTCCCCCCAAAACAACTATTTCAATCATGGATAACACCTGAAAGATAAGAGCTGTTAAAAAAGAAGAAGCACATTCAAAGACTTCAAGCATTTCAAAACTTCAGCTCAAACAGAACTAATTTTGTCAAATCAAGCAGGACAGAACAAGCCCTCCCCCCAGTGTCCCCAACGTAAAGGTTCAGACAGTCAAGGGAGACTTGACACAGAACGGCTGACTGAAAAAAACAACCACCCCATTACAAAAGCCCTTGGTACAACAGCAGTGCAAACCATTCGCTTTCTTTAACTAAACCACATATAGGACTACCCTGGAGGACACAAGACATCACAGTAGCCTCTTAAAATAACATAtttcaaatttgctcacaaaatATCTGTATATGACAGGATCTTGTCATCCAAGCCAGCTAGTGGCGTGCTTATTTTTTGTTTAGATCGAGGACACAGGAGCGTTTCCCAGGGCAGAGGAAGTGTGGTCAGTGGCAGGGACATCCAGCCTGGCCTCACAGCAAGCTGTTTGCAGACCAAGCCTTCATTACACCACAACGCAGTCCCACTGACCTGAGCAACTGCTTCAGAGACCTGGGATGGAGAAACAGAGCAGGCTGTTAACGAACACTTGCCCCAGAGTCCATGTCTAAGataacacaaacaaacaacaatAAGATACATCGACATGCTTCAGTCTGTGGATGGCAGATGCATTTCATTACCTACTAATCTTCTTAAACGTCAGCACTACAGAGATGGAAAGGAGAtcttgtcaacttgattcatcTTAATGTGATTATCAAGGATTTGGAAGATCTCTTGAATGTTGGGTACATATCCTGACTGCAGCTTGGACCAGATTGGTACATCTAAAAAGGAGTGTAGAAAAGATAGGAGACAAAGAtggttacatatacatatatattgtgTACATCCATGCAAGGATGTAAAGTGAAGAAAGTGTTTTCAGTGACCCCATTCAACTCACCATTTAGTGTGATTTCAAATGCACCAGTGGACAAGAAGTGGGTCTCCAACATGTTACTGAGGAAGAATGTCATCAGGCACGAGAATATCTGGAAGACAAACAAGTGTGTTTAGTCAAAATCTATTGAAGTTGAAACCGTAAAACCTCACCTTATTTTCTTGAGTCCACGTCCATGCTCTGGGAGTCTCCAGTCCAAGCATAGCGAAGGGATTTTGTCCACTGACAACCAGGGCAATGGCAAGAAGTTTGAAGTAGGAAAATAAATTTCCGAGATATCTGGTGGAGGGCAAAAAGTGGTGATCAGAACACCAAATTCCCTGACGAAATAAATATGTTGACTGGCTACATGGCAATAACGTGCCATCTTACTTGTTGATGGTTGTGGGAGGGTAATTTTCCCCTTCTATGCGGATGTCCGGGTACAACTGGCTGATAGACCGGGAGTACTCCTGGAACACCTTGCTATACCCTCAGGAGATGCTGTAACACAGAAACTGGTTAGAAATGTGTGTATTTGACATAAATTAGAAGTTATTTTATTTAAGTTATATTTCgtggctcccaagtggtgcagtggtctacggcactgcatctcagtgcttgaggtgtcactacagacaacctggttcgattccaggctatatcacaaccggctgtgttTGGgagtgcacaattggtccaggtttggccggtgtaggccgtcataaataagattttgttcttaactgatttgcctacggtagttaaataaaggttacattaaacAAATAAACATAGCTGGATACTGTGACACCAAATTCCAGACTAGCAGCCTGCATATAGTTAGCTAGTTCAGGTAATATGCCGGTTCTTTCATTCTATATTAGGAGCCAAAAGGCTGTATATAGCTCGGAGGATTAGCGAGCAAGCTCAGTTAAGAACttactagctaactagctagtagctagcatCAAACAATGTCCCCAAACGATCAAATGGCTAGTTAGCATAAGCTAGTTAGCATTGACTAGCTAACTGCGCCtgctatctaacgttagctagaaaAATAGCTACATAACAGAAAAAAACGATAATCTTACCAAAACTGGAATTTCAGCACTGGCCCAGTGTAGAGGGCCTGCTTGCTGAGCCTCTGTGGGTCGGCATCCCGCAAAAGATCAGCCCCCATATTCAGGCTGTCAGAGGCCTGCGCTGGGTGTTGAGTCATCATGGACCTCCCGACGTAAATGTCTTTTACAGTGACAACTGTGAACAGCAGAAGCGCCGTCAAGATACCCGTTTGGCTATATTCTGCCATTTGAAACGGGGTTTAG
Above is a genomic segment from Oncorhynchus gorbuscha isolate QuinsamMale2020 ecotype Even-year linkage group LG23, OgorEven_v1.0, whole genome shotgun sequence containing:
- the selenot2 gene encoding selenoprotein T2; protein product: MAEYSQTGILTALLLFTVVTVKDIYVGRSMMTQHPAQASDSLNMGADLLRDADPQRLSKQALYTGPVLKFQFCISUGYSKVFQEYSRSISQLYPDIRIEGENYPPTTINKYLGNLFSYFKLLAIALVVSGQNPFAMLGLETPRAWTWTQENKIFSCLMTFFLSNMLETHFLSTGAFEITLNDVPIWSKLQSGYVPNIQEIFQILDNHIKMNQVDKISFPSL
- the LOC124011158 gene encoding lateral signaling target protein 2 homolog isoform X2, with the translated sequence MNECIPGERANRDFYVKFPDEIQQENLEGQLWFGAECLAAGSIIMNQEAESEAMRPLAKELTRCIDEVRNIARDQALRNRNIYTELLCQALRKFDNLFAGFEFSYVSAMVPVKSFKQYDIQQDVTVLFCETVSRALKRGYITQDLIDDYEPALMFTIPRLAIVCGLMVFPDGPMKLDGELEDMSELFRPFHSLLKKIRNLLRTLKEEELHSLERNLCVTHEEGLVARRCSSAIPHSAITLAQQLEHTMHGKQGAKSQSSVPPQVCVVMEEDKEDNPSLLEVEPGRLEWDAEVELSSSMQTDIMEMELLSMMFYQAGDEMSSFLSPAPSQTSSPYPQRRGAASLTPSPMASPLRLRRAGSRVSSGGWSSGGSSVDKEERIFYMDDLDGTQKQGYSLSNSPYLNMKRNMSCPSSPWTSLSRKCAEAALQRSKNWPSSSRLSIPDPGALSVPPICLNGEELSQNVSQDVLETAELIALRMKGMKLSATVINPPSPNLSTWTEKVKEEKDDDEDDDEEDSQLQSLNEGATYCQISPCICLQCPSLHIFPPDQDTYSCLTPQTQGPPLSAVRSPALSPRELGKERSHVLGPRFSSLRAKGQQRDGVPASVACPSLTQWRTNGDGKAEQIVVEAEPEEYTLSQFSYQTSSNNTEGIEHPDIQLACHNIRSRFNSSGDLLHRLFVCISGVADQLQSNYSSDLRTILKTLFQIMTTKTVLAEEDKQRKASLGLSNKALEDCALCMEWLSSSPSMEQDVQCEALPNWVPDEACSVCTACNAPFTLIRKKHHCRSCGKIFCSRCSARSAPLPRYGQVKAVRVCTHCYMFHVTPFCPWNSN
- the LOC124011158 gene encoding lateral signaling target protein 2 homolog isoform X1, which translates into the protein MNRFRKWFHKPKKSDQQLLAQFYCADEELRQVAAKLNSLNGKNEPQRCALLVSQFRSCQDNVLSILNQIMNECIPGERANRDFYVKFPDEIQQENLEGQLWFGAECLAAGSIIMNQEAESEAMRPLAKELTRCIDEVRNIARDQALRNRNIYTELLCQALRKFDNLFAGFEFSYVSAMVPVKSFKQYDIQQDVTVLFCETVSRALKRGYITQDLIDDYEPALMFTIPRLAIVCGLMVFPDGPMKLDGELEDMSELFRPFHSLLKKIRNLLRTLKEEELHSLERNLCVTHEEGLVARRCSSAIPHSAITLAQQLEHTMHGKQGAKSQSSVPPQVCVVMEEDKEDNPSLLEVEPGRLEWDAEVELSSSMQTDIMEMELLSMMFYQAGDEMSSFLSPAPSQTSSPYPQRRGAASLTPSPMASPLRLRRAGSRVSSGGWSSGGSSVDKEERIFYMDDLDGTQKQGYSLSNSPYLNMKRNMSCPSSPWTSLSRKCAEAALQRSKNWPSSSRLSIPDPGALSVPPICLNGEELSQNVSQDVLETAELIALRMKGMKLSATVINPPSPNLSTWTEKVKEEKDDDEDDDEEDSQLQSLNEGATYCQISPCICLQCPSLHIFPPDQDTYSCLTPQTQGPPLSAVRSPALSPRELGKERSHVLGPRFSSLRAKGQQRDGVPASVACPSLTQWRTNGDGKAEQIVVEAEPEEYTLSQFSYQTSSNNTEGIEHPDIQLACHNIRSRFNSSGDLLHRLFVCISGVADQLQSNYSSDLRTILKTLFQIMTTKTVLAEEDKQRKASLGLSNKALEDCALCMEWLSSSPSMEQDVQCEALPNWVPDEACSVCTACNAPFTLIRKKHHCRSCGKIFCSRCSARSAPLPRYGQVKAVRVCTHCYMFHVTPFCPWNSN